A region from the Cryptosporangium arvum DSM 44712 genome encodes:
- a CDS encoding ATP-binding protein, with translation MTAGCRRVRRIVYGLRSIELELTITDDGDPPPEWHPGLGIRSLRDRAEELGGTAEVGPVPGGWAVTARLPRGRREPVRSGT, from the coding sequence GTGACCGCGGGGTGCCGACGGGTCCGGCGGATCGTCTACGGTCTGCGTTCGATCGAACTCGAGCTGACGATCACCGACGACGGGGACCCGCCCCCGGAGTGGCACCCGGGCCTGGGTATCCGGTCACTGCGCGACCGGGCCGAGGAACTGGGCGGCACCGCCGAGGTCGGCCCGGTCCCGGGCGGGTGGGCCGTCACCGCCCGCCTGCCCCGCGGACGCCGGGAACCGGTCCGCTCCGGAACCTGA
- a CDS encoding GntR family transcriptional regulator: MIEFRLDRTSGVTTYLQLVQQVKDALRLGVLGAGDQLPTARAVVAALAINPNTVHKAYRELEREGLVESRQGQGTFVTRSLASPALDAHPALRESLREWLTAARTAGLDREAVNALFTTATREIFTEVA, encoded by the coding sequence GTGATCGAGTTCCGCCTGGACCGCACCTCCGGCGTCACCACCTACCTTCAGCTGGTGCAGCAGGTGAAGGACGCGCTGCGGCTCGGCGTCCTCGGGGCCGGCGACCAGCTGCCGACCGCCCGCGCGGTGGTCGCCGCGCTGGCGATCAACCCGAACACGGTGCACAAGGCGTATCGCGAGTTGGAGCGCGAGGGCCTGGTGGAGTCGCGGCAGGGCCAGGGAACGTTCGTGACCCGATCGCTGGCGTCACCGGCGCTCGACGCCCATCCCGCACTGCGCGAGTCGCTGCGCGAGTGGCTGACCGCCGCCCGCACCGCCGGCCTGGACCGCGAGGCGGTGAACGCGCTGTTCACGACCGCGACCCGAGAGATCTTCACCGAGGTGGCGTGA
- a CDS encoding ABC transporter ATP-binding protein, giving the protein MTSTLETTGLGKRYGLRRWGLRDCSFAVPPGSVVALVGANGSGKSTLLRLAAGLTRPSEGVVRIDGAAPGRVRDRIAYVGQTKPLYDGFTVAEMVRFGAATNPGFDRRGTTERLRGLGIPLDRGVGRISGGQRTQVAIALALGKRADVVLLDEPMADLDPLARPALLGELMATVEERGCTVVLSSHVLTELTDVCDSLLLTNEGSLQVSGRIDDLIGGHRLLVGPAEVYAGGGRVGAHPVVSARTTERQATVLVRWSSAPVDPRWDVHEVTLTDVVLGYLRSPGAVVAPELVAA; this is encoded by the coding sequence ATGACGTCGACGCTGGAGACGACGGGGCTCGGCAAGCGGTACGGGCTCCGGCGCTGGGGATTGCGTGACTGCTCGTTCGCGGTGCCGCCGGGAAGTGTGGTCGCGCTGGTCGGTGCGAACGGCTCCGGCAAGTCGACGTTGCTGCGCCTGGCCGCCGGGCTGACCCGGCCCAGCGAGGGCGTCGTCCGGATCGACGGAGCCGCGCCCGGGCGCGTGCGTGACCGGATCGCCTACGTCGGCCAGACCAAACCGCTCTACGACGGGTTCACCGTCGCCGAGATGGTCCGGTTCGGGGCCGCGACGAACCCCGGCTTCGATCGGCGCGGCACCACCGAGCGCCTCCGCGGGCTCGGTATCCCGCTCGACCGCGGCGTCGGCCGGATCTCCGGCGGCCAGCGCACCCAGGTCGCGATCGCGCTCGCGCTCGGCAAACGGGCCGATGTCGTCCTGCTCGACGAGCCGATGGCCGACCTCGACCCGCTCGCCCGCCCGGCGCTGCTCGGCGAGCTGATGGCGACCGTCGAGGAACGGGGCTGCACGGTGGTCCTCTCCTCGCACGTGCTCACCGAGCTGACCGACGTCTGCGACTCGCTCCTGCTGACCAACGAGGGTTCGCTCCAGGTCTCCGGGCGGATCGACGACCTGATCGGCGGTCACCGGCTGCTGGTCGGGCCGGCCGAGGTGTACGCGGGGGGCGGCCGGGTCGGCGCGCACCCCGTCGTCTCGGCACGCACGACCGAGCGCCAGGCCACCGTCCTGGTGCGGTGGAGCTCCGCGCCGGTCGACCCCCGCTGGGACGTGCACGAGGTGACGCTCACCGACGTCGTCCTCGGCTACCTGCGCAGCCCCGGTGCCGTCGTCGCGCCGGAGCTGGTGGCGGCATGA
- a CDS encoding bifunctional glycosyltransferase family 2/GtrA family protein, with amino-acid sequence MTITTLDEDAVQVAAKAGRAVLDVVIPVHNEEHDIEGSVRRLHSHLTATFPYPFRITVADNASTDNTYAIAHWLAGQLSGVAAVHLPEKGRGRALKAVWSASDAPILAYMDVDLSTDLAALLPLVAPLISGHSDLAIGTRLSRASRVVRGAKREVISRCYNLILRGTLQAGFSDAQCGFKAIRRDVAGRLLPLVEDTGWFFDTEMLVLAERAGLRIHEVPVDWVDDPDSRVDIVATAVADLKGVWRLGRGLATGAVPLHTVRASLKTPEVAPGVESRLVRQLIRFGGVGVASTLAYLVLYVALRGVVGAFTANLLALLVTAVANTAANRRLTFGVRGAGRRGRQHFEGLLVFGLGLALTTGALSVLHAAVSAPGRGVELAVLIGANLAATILRFLLFRAWVFHPRRTAPIREQ; translated from the coding sequence ATGACGATCACGACCCTCGATGAGGACGCGGTACAAGTCGCCGCCAAGGCCGGCCGGGCCGTGCTCGACGTAGTGATCCCGGTCCACAACGAAGAGCACGACATCGAGGGCTCGGTGCGGCGCCTTCACTCCCACCTGACCGCGACGTTCCCCTACCCGTTCCGGATCACCGTCGCCGACAACGCGAGCACCGACAACACCTATGCGATCGCCCACTGGCTGGCCGGGCAGCTGTCCGGCGTCGCGGCCGTGCACCTACCGGAGAAGGGCCGCGGACGGGCGCTCAAGGCGGTCTGGTCGGCCTCGGACGCACCGATCCTGGCCTACATGGACGTCGATCTGTCGACCGATCTCGCGGCGCTGTTGCCGCTGGTCGCGCCACTGATCTCGGGCCACTCCGACCTGGCCATCGGCACCCGGCTGTCCCGGGCCTCCCGGGTGGTGCGCGGAGCCAAGCGCGAGGTGATCTCGCGCTGCTACAACCTGATCCTGCGCGGCACGCTCCAGGCCGGCTTCTCCGACGCGCAGTGCGGGTTCAAGGCGATCCGACGCGACGTCGCCGGGCGCCTGCTGCCCCTGGTGGAGGACACCGGCTGGTTCTTCGACACCGAGATGCTGGTGCTGGCCGAGCGCGCCGGGCTGCGGATCCACGAGGTGCCGGTGGACTGGGTCGACGACCCGGACAGCCGGGTGGACATCGTGGCCACGGCCGTCGCCGACCTCAAAGGAGTCTGGCGCCTCGGGCGGGGTCTGGCCACCGGCGCGGTGCCGCTGCACACCGTGCGCGCGTCGCTGAAGACGCCCGAGGTCGCGCCCGGCGTCGAATCCCGGCTGGTGCGCCAGCTGATCCGGTTCGGCGGGGTCGGGGTCGCGAGCACGCTGGCCTACCTCGTGCTCTACGTGGCGCTGCGCGGCGTGGTGGGCGCGTTCACCGCGAACCTGCTCGCGCTGCTGGTCACCGCGGTCGCCAACACCGCCGCGAACCGGCGGCTCACGTTCGGCGTCCGGGGTGCCGGCCGGCGCGGGCGGCAGCACTTCGAGGGGCTGCTCGTGTTCGGGCTCGGCCTGGCGCTGACCACCGGCGCGCTCTCGGTGCTGCACGCGGCGGTGAGCGCTCCCGGCCGCGGCGTCGAACTGGCCGTCCTGATCGGCGCGAACCTCGCCGCGACGATCCTCCGCTTCCTCCTCTTCCGCGCCTGGGTCTTCCACCCCCGGCGCACGGCTCCGATCCGGGAACAGTGA
- a CDS encoding ArnT family glycosyltransferase, whose protein sequence is MTALTSGPRPALADPAPERPSGRFARLLRGREDDPRWIRPALLVLLAGTAALYLWDLGSSGWANSFYSAAVQAGTESWKAFFFGSSDAANFITVDKTPAALWVMELSARIFGVNAWSILVPQALEGVAGVGLLYLAVRRWSGPVAGLIAGAVLALTPVATLMFRFNNPDALLVLLLIGAVYATMRAIEAAAVRAGTRWLALAGVLIGFGFLTKMLQAFVVVPVLAIVYLVVAPTSVRRRLFQLVVAFVALIAAAGWWVLIAELWPASSRPYIGGSQTNSVLDLVLGYNGLGRLSGDEAGSVTPGGGGAGSWGETGLLRLFNSEFGTQASWLIPAALVLLVAVLGFTARAPRTDRTRAAMLLWGGWLVLTGLIFSFMQGIIHPYYTVALAPAIGAVVGIGAVSVWTLRGEDAARAVLAVAMGATAVWAFVLLGRADWQPWLRWVVLVGGLGVAAGLAFTPRLARRVAIAMAAAALLLGVAAPAAYAVQTASQPHSGAIPSAGPSGGFAGFGGRQAGGPGGTGTRGGMPGGGQPGQLAGGNGNQLPGGNANPLPGGNGNQQQWPGGSRGNGFGGQPGGPSMGGGNLLTGSTPSAELTALLTADASDYTWVAATVGSNAASGYQLATGDPVMALGGFNGTDPTPTLAAFQQYVSEGRIHYFVSGGGGFGNRGGEGTSSQITQWVEENFTATTVGGVTVYDLTRPSAGTTGS, encoded by the coding sequence ATGACCGCTCTGACCTCGGGGCCCCGCCCCGCCCTCGCCGACCCCGCGCCCGAGCGCCCGAGCGGCCGGTTCGCCCGGCTGCTCCGCGGCCGCGAGGACGATCCGCGCTGGATCCGGCCGGCGCTGCTGGTGCTGCTGGCCGGCACCGCGGCGCTCTATCTCTGGGATCTCGGCTCGTCCGGGTGGGCCAACAGCTTCTACTCGGCGGCGGTGCAGGCCGGCACCGAGAGCTGGAAGGCCTTCTTCTTCGGCTCCTCGGACGCGGCCAACTTCATCACCGTCGACAAGACCCCCGCCGCCCTGTGGGTCATGGAGCTCTCGGCCCGGATCTTCGGCGTCAACGCCTGGAGCATCCTGGTGCCGCAGGCCCTCGAGGGCGTCGCCGGCGTCGGGCTGCTGTACCTGGCCGTGCGCCGGTGGTCGGGCCCGGTCGCGGGGCTGATCGCGGGTGCGGTGCTGGCGCTGACGCCGGTCGCCACGCTGATGTTCCGGTTCAACAACCCCGACGCGCTGCTCGTGCTGCTGCTGATCGGCGCCGTCTACGCGACGATGCGCGCGATCGAGGCCGCCGCGGTGCGCGCCGGCACCCGCTGGCTCGCGCTGGCCGGTGTGCTGATCGGGTTCGGCTTCCTCACCAAGATGCTGCAGGCGTTCGTCGTCGTGCCGGTGCTGGCGATCGTGTACCTGGTGGTCGCGCCGACGTCGGTGCGCCGGCGGCTGTTCCAGCTCGTGGTCGCGTTCGTGGCCCTGATCGCCGCGGCCGGCTGGTGGGTGCTGATCGCCGAGCTGTGGCCGGCCTCGAGCCGCCCGTACATCGGTGGTTCGCAGACCAACAGCGTGCTCGACCTGGTGCTGGGCTACAACGGGCTGGGCCGACTCTCCGGCGACGAGGCCGGCAGCGTCACGCCCGGCGGCGGAGGCGCGGGTTCCTGGGGTGAGACCGGCCTGCTGCGCCTGTTCAACTCCGAGTTCGGCACTCAGGCCAGCTGGCTGATCCCGGCGGCGCTGGTATTGCTGGTGGCGGTGCTCGGGTTCACCGCGCGGGCCCCGCGGACCGACCGGACCCGCGCGGCGATGCTGCTGTGGGGCGGCTGGCTGGTGCTCACCGGGCTGATCTTCAGCTTCATGCAAGGCATCATCCACCCGTACTACACGGTGGCCCTGGCGCCGGCGATCGGTGCGGTGGTGGGCATCGGTGCGGTGTCGGTGTGGACGCTGCGCGGCGAGGACGCCGCTCGGGCCGTGCTCGCCGTCGCGATGGGCGCGACCGCGGTCTGGGCGTTCGTGCTGCTCGGCCGGGCCGACTGGCAGCCGTGGCTGCGGTGGGTGGTGCTGGTCGGCGGGCTGGGCGTCGCGGCCGGGCTCGCGTTCACGCCCCGGCTCGCGCGCCGGGTGGCGATCGCGATGGCGGCCGCCGCGCTGCTGCTCGGTGTCGCGGCTCCCGCCGCGTACGCCGTGCAGACCGCGTCGCAGCCGCACTCCGGCGCGATTCCGAGTGCGGGTCCGTCCGGTGGCTTCGCTGGCTTCGGCGGACGTCAGGCCGGCGGGCCCGGGGGCACGGGCACCCGCGGCGGCATGCCCGGCGGCGGGCAGCCGGGCCAGCTAGCGGGCGGGAACGGGAACCAGCTACCGGGCGGGAACGCGAACCCGTTGCCCGGCGGGAACGGGAACCAGCAGCAGTGGCCGGGCGGCTCCCGGGGCAACGGGTTCGGCGGACAGCCGGGCGGGCCGTCGATGGGCGGCGGGAACCTGCTCACCGGCAGCACACCCAGCGCCGAGCTCACCGCGCTGCTGACCGCGGACGCGTCCGACTACACCTGGGTCGCCGCGACCGTCGGGTCGAACGCGGCGTCGGGCTACCAGCTGGCCACCGGCGACCCGGTGATGGCGCTCGGCGGCTTCAACGGCACCGACCCCACCCCGACGCTCGCCGCCTTCCAGCAGTACGTGAGCGAGGGCCGGATCCACTACTTCGTCTCCGGCGGCGGCGGCTTCGGAAACCGCGGCGGCGAGGGAACGTCGTCGCAGATCACGCAGTGGGTGGAGGAGAACTTCACCGCGACGACCGTCGGCGGAGTCACCGTCTACGACCTGACCCGGCCGAGCGCCGGAACCACCGGGTCCTGA
- a CDS encoding toll/interleukin-1 receptor domain-containing protein translates to MAAHDAFITYAWAEGTGVASALQRAIRTIGTPWYGTGTLSVHRDTTDTEPSGSLRSDLFTELDASRYLILLASPKAARSRWVEREVGHWLSGAGTAALQPGDAPNPIDRLILVLLDGEVHWGRDDFDWSRTDCLPRALSGRYAARPRYVDLRWAVGRDDLSIHDPDFRSEVATIAAPIVHTSRRELLGRDVRERGRARRAALSAIAVLALLLVVSLVISGVAVVDGRSEARAHERAAADVRAMAASAFLRDAVRLRTSDPGRALQTGLAARYLTPGPEASAALTEALRATPFAGAVTTGGPVDAAVLNPGVLLTRGPDGALSSWSLDPFRQGARTAVTGTRLAASERIAAVDTELWDLTGTPRRVGTVPLTGVSALGFAPDGRTLATGGPAGQVRLWDVSVPSAPAPRGVIGGGTEPVTAVAFSEDLLAYARSGTVRIWAVADGTPTAQLATIDGLPDVADLVFSPDGQRLAVATGTGVRLVDVAEPSAPGTPAAVRGTGRPTVLGWSADGKRLAGGGANGTVTVWDTGTRAAVTSVSVQHGTVLDVAFQGTTLRSVSADGSVVRWDPAPAAVPDGDAALTGEACRRAGGALPRDVWESYAPGVEYHDTCAS, encoded by the coding sequence ATGGCGGCGCATGACGCTTTCATTACCTATGCATGGGCCGAGGGCACCGGCGTGGCCTCGGCGCTCCAGCGTGCGATCCGGACGATCGGCACCCCGTGGTACGGAACGGGCACGCTGTCGGTCCACCGCGACACCACCGACACCGAACCCAGCGGCTCCCTGCGTTCCGACCTGTTCACCGAGCTGGACGCCTCCCGCTACCTGATCCTGCTCGCGTCCCCGAAGGCGGCGCGCTCGCGCTGGGTCGAGCGCGAGGTCGGACACTGGCTCAGCGGCGCCGGCACCGCGGCGCTGCAGCCCGGTGACGCCCCCAACCCGATCGACCGGCTGATCCTCGTGCTGCTCGACGGCGAGGTCCACTGGGGCCGCGACGACTTCGACTGGTCGCGCACCGACTGCCTACCGCGGGCGCTGTCCGGCCGCTACGCGGCGCGGCCCCGGTACGTCGACCTGCGGTGGGCGGTCGGCCGGGACGACCTCTCGATCCACGACCCCGACTTCCGGTCCGAGGTCGCCACGATCGCCGCGCCGATCGTGCACACGTCCCGGCGCGAACTGCTGGGCCGTGACGTGCGGGAACGTGGGCGTGCCCGGCGCGCCGCGCTGAGCGCGATCGCGGTGCTGGCCCTGCTGCTCGTGGTGTCGCTGGTGATCTCCGGCGTCGCGGTCGTCGACGGCCGCTCCGAGGCGCGGGCGCACGAGCGCGCGGCCGCCGACGTGCGGGCGATGGCGGCGAGCGCGTTCCTGCGCGACGCCGTCCGGCTCCGCACGAGCGACCCGGGCCGCGCGCTGCAGACCGGTCTCGCGGCCCGCTACCTGACGCCCGGCCCGGAGGCCTCGGCGGCGCTCACCGAGGCGCTGCGCGCGACGCCGTTCGCCGGTGCGGTGACCACCGGTGGCCCCGTGGACGCGGCCGTCCTGAACCCCGGCGTCCTGCTCACCCGGGGGCCCGACGGCGCGCTGTCGTCGTGGAGCCTCGATCCGTTCCGGCAGGGCGCCCGGACCGCGGTGACGGGCACCCGGCTGGCCGCGAGCGAGCGGATCGCCGCCGTCGACACCGAGCTCTGGGATCTCACCGGCACCCCGCGCCGCGTCGGCACGGTGCCGCTCACCGGCGTCAGCGCGCTCGGCTTCGCCCCCGACGGCCGGACGCTCGCGACCGGGGGACCGGCCGGTCAGGTCCGCCTCTGGGACGTGTCGGTCCCGTCGGCACCGGCGCCCCGCGGTGTCATCGGCGGCGGCACCGAACCGGTCACCGCGGTGGCGTTCAGCGAGGACCTGCTCGCCTACGCCCGGAGCGGGACGGTGCGGATCTGGGCCGTCGCCGACGGGACGCCGACCGCGCAACTGGCGACGATCGACGGCCTTCCCGACGTCGCCGACCTGGTGTTCAGCCCCGACGGGCAGCGGCTCGCGGTGGCGACCGGCACCGGCGTCCGGCTCGTCGACGTCGCGGAGCCGTCCGCGCCCGGCACACCGGCCGCGGTGCGCGGGACCGGCCGGCCCACCGTGCTCGGCTGGTCGGCCGACGGGAAACGCCTGGCCGGCGGCGGCGCGAACGGCACCGTCACGGTCTGGGACACCGGCACCCGCGCCGCCGTGACGTCGGTGTCGGTGCAGCACGGAACCGTGCTCGACGTGGCGTTCCAGGGCACCACGCTGCGCAGCGTCTCGGCCGACGGGAGCGTCGTGCGCTGGGACCCGGCCCCGGCCGCGGTGCCCGACGGCGACGCCGCCCTGACCGGCGAGGCGTGCCGCCGAGCCGGCGGGGCACTGCCCCGGGACGTCTGGGAGTCCTACGCGCCGGGCGTCGAGTACCACGACACCTGCGCGTCCTAG
- a CDS encoding TIGR03617 family F420-dependent LLM class oxidoreductase produces MKLDVMLSDSVVDAADRARALEAAGVDGVFTFENSHDLFFPLVAAAPVCELDLMTNVAIAFPRSPVHLAHAAYDLHLLSRGRFRLGLGSQVRAHVENRYGAPWGRPVAQMREWVRATRAILRSWQDGTRLDFRGEYTRHTLMPPTFNPGPNPYGVPKVLVGALGPRMNRMAAEVADGVLVMPFNSARHMRERTWPAIRAGLARERAEFEVTAEVIVGVGRTGPERAVRGLLAFYGSTPAYRPVLDVEGWGDLQPELNARSKRGEWASMAELITDEMVDTLAVCGTPDQVAAEIVARYGDCDRICAYFPGYAIDDDLIAEVATALRTAVRDSDVRPGHPGRIG; encoded by the coding sequence CTGAAACTCGACGTGATGCTCTCGGACTCCGTCGTCGACGCCGCCGACCGCGCGCGGGCGCTCGAGGCCGCCGGTGTGGACGGCGTCTTCACGTTCGAGAACTCGCACGACCTGTTCTTCCCGCTGGTCGCCGCGGCGCCGGTCTGCGAGCTCGACCTGATGACGAACGTCGCGATCGCGTTCCCGCGCAGCCCCGTGCACCTCGCGCACGCGGCCTACGACCTGCACCTGCTCTCCCGGGGGCGGTTCCGGCTGGGGCTCGGCTCGCAGGTCCGGGCGCACGTGGAGAACCGCTACGGCGCGCCGTGGGGCCGGCCGGTCGCCCAGATGCGTGAATGGGTGCGGGCCACCCGGGCGATCCTGCGTAGCTGGCAGGACGGCACCCGGCTGGACTTCCGCGGCGAGTACACCCGCCACACGCTGATGCCGCCGACGTTCAACCCGGGCCCGAACCCCTACGGCGTCCCGAAGGTGCTCGTCGGAGCGCTCGGGCCGCGGATGAACCGGATGGCGGCCGAGGTCGCGGACGGCGTCCTGGTGATGCCGTTCAACTCCGCCCGGCACATGCGTGAGCGCACCTGGCCGGCGATCCGCGCGGGGCTGGCCCGCGAGCGGGCGGAGTTCGAGGTGACCGCCGAGGTGATCGTCGGCGTCGGGCGCACCGGCCCCGAACGCGCGGTCCGCGGGCTGCTGGCCTTCTACGGCTCCACGCCCGCCTACCGCCCGGTGCTCGACGTCGAGGGCTGGGGTGACCTGCAGCCCGAGCTCAATGCCCGCTCGAAGCGTGGCGAGTGGGCGTCGATGGCCGAGCTGATCACCGACGAGATGGTCGACACGCTCGCGGTGTGCGGCACCCCCGACCAGGTCGCGGCCGAGATCGTCGCCCGGTACGGCGACTGCGACCGGATCTGCGCGTACTTCCCCGGTTACGCCATCGACGACGACCTGATCGCCGAGGTCGCCACGGCCCTGCGCACCGCCGTGCGTGATTCAGACGTTCGGCCAGGTCACCCGGGGCGGATCGGCTAG
- a CDS encoding FAD-binding oxidoreductase yields the protein MLVDELRAALGAERLIEDPDVQASYARDEAAWAPAGAPLLVVRARTTDDVRTVVQACLRHRVPVVPRGAGTGLSGGANAVDGCVVLSTEQMTDIVEINPTERLAVVQPGVVNDHLRAAAAEHGLWYPPDPASAPWSTIGGNVATNAGGLCCVKYGVTRDYVLALEVVTGTGERVRLGRRTAKGVAGYDLAGLIVGSEGTLGIVTEITVRLRPARAPEHTVAGYFASLVAAGEAVRAVGEAGVVPSALELVDRHCLEAVDAWKNMGLSADADVILLGRTDAPGLAGEEEAAAMLACFERAGATWAARSTDQEEADALFAARRLAYPALERLGPVLTEDVCVPRAAVPEMLGRIEATARRHDVLIANVAHAGDGNLHPLIITPAGDDAARRRAQGAFEQIIADALELGGTVTGEHGVGLLKRDGLEQELAPAVQAMHHAVKQALDPAGILNPGKVFARRA from the coding sequence ATGCTTGTCGACGAACTGCGTGCGGCGCTCGGTGCGGAGCGCCTGATCGAGGACCCCGACGTGCAGGCGTCGTACGCACGCGACGAGGCCGCGTGGGCGCCGGCCGGCGCACCGCTGCTCGTCGTCCGCGCCCGCACCACCGACGACGTCCGGACGGTCGTCCAGGCCTGCCTGCGCCACCGCGTGCCGGTCGTTCCGCGCGGTGCCGGCACCGGCCTCTCCGGCGGTGCGAACGCCGTCGACGGGTGCGTCGTGCTCTCCACCGAGCAGATGACCGACATCGTCGAGATCAACCCGACCGAACGGCTCGCGGTCGTCCAGCCGGGCGTCGTGAACGACCACCTGCGTGCGGCCGCGGCGGAACACGGCCTGTGGTACCCGCCCGACCCGGCGAGCGCGCCCTGGTCGACGATCGGCGGCAACGTCGCCACCAACGCCGGTGGGCTGTGCTGCGTGAAGTACGGCGTCACCCGGGACTACGTGCTGGCGCTGGAGGTCGTGACCGGCACCGGCGAACGGGTGCGCCTCGGCCGCCGCACCGCGAAGGGCGTCGCCGGGTACGACCTGGCCGGGCTGATCGTCGGCTCCGAGGGCACGCTCGGCATCGTCACCGAGATCACCGTGCGGCTGCGCCCGGCCCGCGCCCCGGAGCACACCGTGGCCGGGTACTTCGCGTCGCTGGTCGCGGCGGGCGAGGCGGTCCGCGCCGTGGGCGAGGCCGGCGTCGTGCCGTCCGCGCTCGAGCTCGTCGACCGGCACTGCCTGGAGGCCGTCGACGCCTGGAAGAACATGGGTCTCTCGGCCGACGCCGACGTGATCCTGCTCGGCCGCACCGACGCGCCCGGCCTGGCCGGCGAGGAGGAGGCGGCCGCCATGCTCGCCTGCTTCGAACGTGCCGGAGCCACCTGGGCCGCCCGGTCGACCGACCAGGAGGAGGCCGACGCGCTCTTCGCGGCCCGCAGGCTGGCCTACCCCGCGCTCGAGCGGCTGGGCCCGGTGCTCACCGAGGACGTCTGCGTCCCCCGGGCCGCGGTGCCGGAGATGCTCGGCCGGATCGAGGCGACCGCCCGGCGCCACGACGTGCTCATCGCCAACGTCGCCCACGCCGGCGACGGCAACCTGCACCCGCTGATCATCACCCCCGCCGGCGACGACGCGGCCCGCCGCCGGGCCCAGGGCGCGTTCGAACAGATCATCGCCGACGCGCTGGAGCTGGGCGGAACGGTCACCGGTGAACACGGCGTCGGGCTGCTGAAGCGCGACGGGCTCGAGCAGGAGCTGGCGCCCGCGGTGCAGGCGATGCACCACGCGGTGAAGCAGGCGCTCGACCCGGCCGGCATCCTCAACCCCGGCAAGGTGTTCGCCCGGCGTGCGTGA
- a CDS encoding S1 family peptidase translates to MGAVLFVGSAPAQAVANGVPVDEGQYRFATKLTMTGIPTPDGATRDSACSGALVAPQWILTAGHCFHDVDGNLVSGPVPYDTVATLGRVHATGEGGVDLKVVEVAQSPVNDISLAKLERPVDGIEPIRPASSAPTAGEVLRLTGWGALDGVSAQPAEQLQTGLVEVKNVADVTVGVSGKEPSPSTGACLFDSGAPYFRETAEGVEVVSTESTGPDCPHDLEETTARVDAAADWIRTTVEGS, encoded by the coding sequence GTGGGTGCAGTGCTCTTCGTGGGGAGCGCGCCCGCGCAGGCGGTGGCCAACGGCGTGCCGGTCGACGAGGGCCAGTACCGGTTCGCGACCAAGCTGACGATGACCGGCATCCCGACGCCGGACGGCGCGACCAGGGACAGCGCGTGTTCGGGGGCGCTGGTGGCTCCGCAGTGGATCCTCACCGCCGGGCACTGCTTCCACGACGTGGACGGCAACCTGGTGAGCGGCCCGGTGCCCTACGACACGGTCGCGACGCTGGGCCGGGTGCACGCCACCGGCGAGGGCGGCGTCGACCTGAAGGTCGTCGAGGTGGCGCAGTCGCCGGTGAACGACATCTCGCTGGCCAAGCTGGAGCGGCCGGTGGACGGGATCGAGCCGATCCGGCCGGCCTCGTCGGCACCGACCGCGGGTGAGGTGCTGCGCCTGACCGGGTGGGGTGCGCTCGACGGGGTGTCGGCCCAGCCGGCCGAGCAGCTGCAGACCGGGCTGGTCGAGGTGAAGAACGTCGCCGACGTGACGGTCGGCGTCTCGGGCAAGGAGCCGTCGCCGAGCACCGGTGCGTGCCTGTTCGACTCCGGGGCGCCCTACTTCCGCGAGACGGCCGAGGGCGTCGAGGTGGTGTCGACCGAGAGCACCGGCCCGGACTGCCCGCACGACCTGGAGGAGACGACCGCGCGGGTGGACGCGGCCGCCGACTGGATCCGCACCACGGTCGAGGGTTCCTGA
- a CDS encoding MSMEG_1061 family FMN-dependent PPOX-type flavoprotein, with protein sequence MTPDLGKPVVSVAELRELIPDPHPHMKQKSISVIDEETRRFLSFSTYFLLATVSADGRLDVSPRGEKPGGVLVLDERHIAFGDRPGNRRIDSFRNIVERSSVGLIFLVPGYRETVRLNGRATIVRDAPFLADLPGSRLDGDQGTSPRLATVVEVDEMFLHCGQAPTRGGIWKPDTWPSSEDLPTVKEIFFSQSAYWPEPLPGVEKRYPTA encoded by the coding sequence ATGACCCCTGACCTGGGGAAGCCGGTCGTCAGCGTGGCGGAGCTGCGGGAGCTGATCCCCGACCCCCACCCCCACATGAAGCAGAAGTCGATCTCGGTGATCGACGAGGAGACCCGGCGATTCCTGTCGTTCTCGACGTACTTCCTGCTGGCCACCGTGAGCGCCGACGGGCGCCTCGACGTGTCGCCGCGGGGCGAGAAGCCGGGCGGCGTGCTGGTGCTCGACGAGCGGCACATCGCGTTCGGCGACCGGCCCGGCAACCGCCGGATCGACAGCTTCCGCAACATCGTCGAGCGCTCGTCGGTCGGCCTGATCTTCCTGGTGCCGGGCTACCGGGAGACGGTGCGGCTCAACGGGCGCGCGACGATCGTGCGTGACGCGCCGTTCCTGGCCGACCTGCCGGGCTCCCGCCTCGACGGCGACCAGGGGACGTCACCGCGCCTGGCGACGGTCGTCGAGGTGGACGAGATGTTCCTGCACTGCGGGCAGGCGCCGACGCGGGGCGGGATCTGGAAGCCCGACACGTGGCCGTCCTCGGAGGACCTGCCGACGGTGAAGGAGATCTTCTTCAGCCAGTCGGCGTACTGGCCGGAGCCGCTCCCGGGTGTGGAGAAGCGCTACCCGACGGCCTGA